A genomic region of Bactrocera dorsalis isolate Fly_Bdor chromosome 3, ASM2337382v1, whole genome shotgun sequence contains the following coding sequences:
- the LOC105224665 gene encoding uncharacterized protein LOC105224665, which yields MFRLCRRLTFVLIACVQLQVVQNEKIVKLLAITCECVQPTSLNITVCTLKQMPHDMAEVSVAVTLLQRPINNASLSALLIKRGYEDRAPIVDYTIDGCAFFRNKRRNFLAAFAHKAMGLDKYSNLNHSCPYDHDILVDRYAFNGRAIGKIIPFGNGEFTFVTKWLTYNDLKAIVKIRFIVFDR from the exons ATGTTTCGATTGTGTAGAAGGTTGACGTTCGTTTTGATCGCTTGCGTGCAATTGCAAGTCGTGCAAAAT gaaaaaatcgtgaaattaCTTGCAATCACATGTGAGTGTGTGCAACCCACGTCTTTAAATATTACAGTTTGCACTTTGAAGCAAATGCCGCATGACATGGCGGAAGTATCCGTGGCGGTAACACTCTTACAAAGACCTATAAATAATGCGTCG CTCTCAGCGCTATTGATCAAACGTGGTTACGAGGATCGCGCACCCATAGTGGACTACACGATTGATGGTTGTGCCTTCTTTCGTAATAAACGACGTAATTTTTTAGCGGCTTTCGCCCATAAAGCTATGGGTCTGGACAAGTATAGCAATTTGAATCACAGCTGCCCTTACGAT cacgATATCCTAGTTGATCGCTATGCTTTCAATGGTAGAGCAATCGGAAAAATAATTCCATTTGGCAATGGTGAATTTACTTTCGTCACCAAATGGCTCACTTATAATGATTTAAAGGCTATTGTTAAAATACGATTTATCGTTTTCGATAGATAA
- the LOC125777455 gene encoding uncharacterized protein LOC125777455 produces the protein MFRLCRRLTFVLIACVQLQVVQNEKIVKLLAITCECVQPKTLNITVCTLKQMPHDMAEVSVAVTLLQRPINNASLSALLIKRGYEDRAPMVDYTIDGCAFFRKKHRNFLATFAYKAMGLDKYSNLNHSCPYDHDILVDRYAFNGRAIGKIIPFGNGEFTFVTKWLAYNDLKAIVKIRFIVFDR, from the exons ATGTTTCGATTGTGTAGAAGGTTGACGTTCGTTTTGATCGCTTGCGTGCAATTGCAAGTTGTGCAAAAT gaaaaaatcgtgaaattaCTTGCAATCACATGTGAGTGTGTGCAACCAAAGACTTTAAATATAACAGTTTGCACTTTGAAGCAAATGCCACATGACATGGCGGAAGTATCCGTGGCGGTAACACTCTTACAAAGACCTATAAATAATGCGTCG CTCTCAGCGCTATTGATCAAACGTGGTTACGAGGATCGCGCACCCATGGTGGACTACACGATTGATGGTTGTGCCTTCTTTCGTAAAAAACATCGTAATTTTCTAGCGACTTTCGCCTATAAAGCTATGGGTCTGGACAAGTATAGCAATTTGAATCACAGCTGCCCTTACGAT cacgATATACTAGTTGATCGCTATGCTTTCAATGGTAGAGCAATCGGAAAAATAATTCCATTTGGCAATGGTGAATTTACTTTCGTCACCAAATGGCTCGCTTATAATGATTTAAAGGCTATTGTTAAAATACGATTTATCGTTTTCGATAGATAA